From a region of the Vallicoccus soli genome:
- the nrdR gene encoding transcriptional regulator NrdR encodes MHCPFCRHTDSRVVDSRTSDDGCSIRRRRSCPTCGRRFTTVETASLTVVKRSGATEPFSREKVLVGVRKACQGRPVSEDALAVLSQRVEEAVRATGSAEIDAHDVGLAILGPLRELDEVAYLRFASVYRSFESLADFEAEIALLRAEHEPTGREPEAAGSGSG; translated from the coding sequence GTGCACTGCCCGTTCTGCCGTCACACCGACAGCCGGGTCGTCGACAGCCGCACCTCCGACGACGGCTGCTCGATCCGCCGCCGGCGCTCCTGCCCCACGTGCGGCCGGCGATTCACGACCGTGGAGACCGCGAGCCTCACCGTGGTGAAGCGCTCCGGGGCTACCGAGCCGTTCAGCCGGGAGAAGGTGCTCGTCGGCGTCCGCAAGGCCTGCCAGGGCCGACCGGTCAGCGAGGACGCCCTCGCCGTGCTGTCCCAGCGCGTCGAGGAGGCGGTACGGGCGACCGGCTCGGCCGAGATCGACGCCCACGACGTCGGCCTGGCCATCCTCGGCCCGCTGCGCGAGCTCGACGAGGTGGCGTACCTGCGCTTCGCGTCGGTCTACCGCTCCTTCGAGTCCCTCGCGGACTTCGAGGCCGAGATCGCCCTGCTGCGTGCCGAGCACGAGCCGACCGGTCGCGAGCCCGAGGCGGCCGGCAGCGGCAGCGGCTGA
- a CDS encoding LysM peptidoglycan-binding domain-containing protein, with translation MRSTLVEETAAREVARQRPAGRRGAGAPRCAPGEEGRRPRGAAPRRLAPVPDRATARWSTADLGPLVRGSSALAPQARPEPGLRVLPAPVLPREEGARECAELGTSALSAPLPAPDLQPGRRTAQPSPRRGARLTRRGRLVVTTLVSTLALAVAVTVAALLAGPAPSAVPQGVPAAVTVEPGDTLWSLAERVAPDRDPRDLVAEMRALNDLDGLQVGDQVLVPVAG, from the coding sequence ATGCGCAGCACCCTGGTCGAGGAGACCGCAGCGCGCGAGGTCGCACGTCAGCGGCCGGCGGGTCGGCGGGGCGCCGGTGCGCCGCGCTGCGCGCCGGGGGAGGAGGGTCGCCGCCCCCGCGGCGCGGCGCCGCGACGGCTCGCCCCGGTGCCCGACCGGGCGACGGCCCGCTGGTCGACCGCGGACCTCGGCCCGCTGGTGCGCGGGTCGAGCGCGCTGGCGCCGCAGGCGCGGCCCGAGCCCGGGCTGCGCGTGCTGCCCGCCCCGGTCCTCCCGCGGGAGGAGGGTGCCCGGGAGTGCGCCGAGCTGGGCACGTCGGCGCTGTCGGCGCCGCTGCCGGCGCCCGACCTGCAGCCGGGTCGGCGTACAGCGCAGCCCTCGCCCCGGCGCGGCGCACGCCTGACCCGGCGCGGCCGGCTGGTGGTCACCACGCTGGTCTCGACGCTGGCCCTCGCCGTGGCCGTGACCGTCGCGGCGCTGCTCGCCGGTCCCGCTCCCTCCGCGGTGCCGCAGGGGGTCCCGGCGGCGGTGACCGTCGAGCCGGGCGACACGCTGTGGTCCCTGGCCGAGCGCGTCGCTCCCGACCGCGACCCCCGCGACCTGGTCGCGGAGATGCGTGCGCTCAACGACCTCGACGGTCTGCAGGTCGGCGACCAGGTGCTCGTCCCCGTCGCCGGCTGA
- the lexA gene encoding transcriptional repressor LexA produces MPDRATAADGLTARQRKVLEVIRDSVRRRGYPPSVREIGEAVGLTSPSSVSHQLTTLQRKGFLRRDPNRPRAIEVVSPEQLDPAVPAVDETGSGDQRPSPSYVPLVGRIAAGGPILAEQAVEDVFPLPKQLVGEGALFLLEVRGDSMVDAAICDGDWVVVRQQPVADNGDIVAAMIDGEATVKTYKRRDGHVWLLPHNTAYEPILGDEATVLGRVTAVLRRV; encoded by the coding sequence ATGCCCGACCGGGCCACCGCCGCCGACGGTCTGACCGCGCGCCAGCGCAAGGTCCTCGAGGTCATCCGCGACAGCGTGCGCCGCCGGGGCTACCCGCCGAGCGTCCGGGAGATCGGCGAGGCGGTCGGGCTGACCTCCCCCTCGTCGGTGAGCCACCAACTGACGACGTTGCAGCGCAAGGGGTTCCTGCGCCGCGACCCGAACCGCCCGCGAGCCATCGAGGTGGTGTCCCCGGAGCAGCTCGACCCGGCGGTCCCCGCGGTCGACGAGACGGGTTCGGGCGACCAGCGCCCCTCCCCCTCGTACGTGCCGCTCGTCGGGCGCATCGCCGCCGGCGGCCCGATCCTGGCCGAGCAGGCCGTCGAGGACGTCTTCCCGCTGCCCAAGCAGCTCGTCGGCGAGGGCGCGCTGTTCCTGCTCGAGGTGCGCGGCGACTCCATGGTCGACGCGGCGATCTGCGACGGCGACTGGGTCGTCGTGCGCCAGCAGCCGGTCGCCGACAACGGCGACATCGTGGCCGCCATGATCGACGGCGAGGCCACGGTGAAGACCTACAAGCGCCGCGACGGGCACGTCTGGCTGCTGCCGCACAACACGGCGTACGAGCCCATCCTCGGCGACGAGGCGACGGTGCTGGGGCGCGTCACGGCCGTGCTGCGCCGGGTCTGA
- the ligD gene encoding non-homologous end-joining DNA ligase: MPEDRLSTYRSKRDAARTPEPVPEGPLPTGGDDTFVVQEHHARALHWDFRLERGGVLVSWAVPKGLPDDPRRNHLAVHTEDHPLEYASFSGDIPAGEYGGGSVLLWDRGTYETLKWRDDEVQVVLHGARVQGRFTLFRTGGDQWMVHRMDAPPRPGWEPAPELVRPMLATAGPLPPAREEDRWAYEMKWDGVRAVVYVDGGRARVLTRNDREVGATYPEVAQMAEALGALTVVLDGELVAFHEGRPDFGHLQQRMHVQRPSRALVAAVPVSYLVFDVLWHEGRSLLAEPYAVRRSLLESLDLRGPRWDTPPVFLGAGSEALAASGAAGLEGVVAKRVDAPYAPGARSRAWVKVKHQRTQEVVVGGWKPGEGRRSGGIGSLLLGIPGPDGLEYVGHVGTGFSGAVLDDLLRRLRPHVRRTSPFHAELPAKDRRDAVWVTPRLVGEVVYGEWTRDGRLRHPVWRGLREDKAPGDVVREPL; encoded by the coding sequence ATGCCCGAGGACCGGCTCTCGACGTACCGCAGCAAGCGCGACGCCGCGCGCACTCCTGAGCCGGTGCCGGAGGGGCCGCTCCCCACGGGCGGTGACGATACGTTCGTCGTGCAGGAGCACCACGCCCGGGCGCTGCACTGGGACTTCCGGCTCGAGCGGGGCGGGGTGCTCGTGTCGTGGGCGGTGCCGAAGGGCCTGCCCGACGACCCGCGGCGCAACCACCTGGCGGTGCACACCGAGGACCACCCGCTGGAGTACGCCTCGTTCAGCGGCGACATCCCCGCCGGCGAGTACGGCGGCGGGTCGGTGCTGCTGTGGGACCGGGGGACGTACGAGACGCTGAAGTGGCGCGACGACGAGGTGCAGGTGGTGCTGCACGGCGCGCGCGTGCAGGGGCGCTTCACGCTGTTCCGCACCGGCGGCGACCAGTGGATGGTGCACCGGATGGACGCTCCGCCGCGGCCGGGCTGGGAGCCCGCGCCGGAGCTCGTACGCCCCATGCTCGCCACCGCCGGGCCGCTGCCCCCGGCCCGCGAGGAGGACCGCTGGGCGTACGAGATGAAGTGGGACGGCGTGCGGGCCGTCGTGTACGTCGACGGCGGCCGTGCGCGCGTGCTCACCCGCAACGACCGCGAGGTCGGGGCGACGTACCCCGAGGTCGCGCAGATGGCCGAGGCGCTCGGCGCGCTCACGGTGGTGCTCGACGGGGAGCTCGTCGCGTTCCACGAGGGGCGGCCGGACTTCGGGCACCTGCAGCAGCGCATGCACGTGCAGCGCCCCTCGCGGGCGCTCGTCGCGGCGGTCCCGGTCTCCTACTTGGTCTTCGACGTGCTGTGGCACGAGGGTCGCTCGCTGCTCGCCGAGCCGTACGCGGTGCGCCGCTCCCTGCTCGAGTCGCTCGACCTGCGCGGCCCCCGCTGGGACACCCCGCCGGTCTTCCTCGGCGCCGGGAGCGAGGCGCTCGCGGCGTCCGGGGCGGCCGGGCTCGAGGGGGTCGTCGCCAAGCGGGTCGACGCCCCGTACGCCCCCGGCGCCCGCTCCCGCGCCTGGGTCAAGGTGAAGCACCAGCGCACGCAGGAGGTCGTGGTCGGCGGCTGGAAGCCGGGGGAGGGGCGCCGCTCCGGGGGCATCGGCTCGCTGCTCCTCGGCATCCCCGGCCCCGACGGGCTCGAGTACGTCGGTCACGTCGGCACCGGCTTCAGCGGCGCGGTCCTGGACGACCTGCTGCGCCGGCTGCGCCCGCACGTGCGCCGCACCTCGCCGTTCCACGCCGAGCTGCCCGCCAAGGACCGCCGCGACGCGGTCTGGGTGACGCCGCGGCTCGTCGGCGAGGTCGTGTACGGCGAGTGGACCCGCGACGGCCGCCTGCGGCACCCGGTGTGGCGGGGGCTGCGCGAGGACAAGGCGCCCGGGGACGTGGTGCGCGAGCCGCTCTGA
- a CDS encoding aminotransferase class V-fold PLP-dependent enzyme translates to MTAPALDAPLAQDLFDVDPGYLDAATMGVPPRPAAAALREAVDAWVVGRASAAGYDPFVQRSRAEYAALVGVDASQVAVGSTTSAFAGVVAGSLPDGAEVVCVDGDFTSMVFPFLVQAGRGVTVRHVPLEGLADALDERTHLVAFSLVQSACGRVADLEAVLEAAARTGTRTFVDVTQAAGWMPFDASRVDWSVCSGYKWLCMPRGTAFLTARPGRLDELVPSQAGWYAGEDVWASTYGPGMRLASSARRFDLSPAWLAWVGGAEALAVLRGLGPERVGAHDVALANALREDLGLAPSGSAVLSLPVDGGERRLAEAGVRAASRAGRVRIAFHLWNTLADVEAASRALRG, encoded by the coding sequence ATGACCGCCCCCGCCCTGGACGCGCCGCTGGCGCAGGACCTGTTCGACGTCGACCCCGGCTACCTCGACGCCGCGACGATGGGGGTGCCCCCGCGCCCGGCGGCGGCGGCGCTGCGCGAGGCGGTCGACGCCTGGGTCGTGGGGCGGGCGTCGGCGGCGGGCTACGACCCGTTCGTGCAGCGCTCGCGCGCGGAGTACGCGGCGCTCGTCGGGGTCGACGCGTCGCAGGTCGCGGTGGGCAGCACGACGTCGGCGTTCGCGGGCGTCGTGGCGGGCTCGCTGCCGGACGGGGCCGAGGTCGTCTGCGTCGACGGCGACTTCACCTCGATGGTCTTCCCGTTCCTCGTGCAGGCGGGGCGCGGCGTCACCGTGCGGCACGTCCCGCTGGAGGGCCTGGCCGACGCGCTGGACGAGCGCACGCACCTCGTCGCCTTCAGCCTCGTGCAGTCGGCGTGCGGGCGCGTCGCGGACCTCGAGGCGGTGCTGGAGGCGGCGGCCCGCACGGGGACGCGCACCTTCGTCGACGTGACGCAGGCGGCGGGGTGGATGCCGTTCGACGCCTCGCGCGTGGACTGGTCGGTGTGCAGCGGCTACAAGTGGCTGTGCATGCCCCGGGGCACGGCGTTCCTCACCGCGCGGCCGGGCCGGCTCGACGAGCTGGTCCCGTCGCAGGCCGGGTGGTACGCGGGTGAGGACGTCTGGGCGTCGACCTACGGCCCCGGCATGCGCCTGGCCTCCTCAGCGCGCCGCTTCGACCTGTCACCGGCGTGGCTGGCGTGGGTCGGTGGTGCCGAGGCGCTCGCCGTGCTGCGGGGGCTCGGGCCGGAGCGGGTGGGCGCGCATGACGTCGCGCTGGCGAACGCGCTGCGCGAGGACCTGGGGCTGGCGCCGTCGGGCTCGGCGGTGCTGTCGCTGCCCGTGGACGGCGGCGAGCGCAGGCTGGCGGAGGCGGGGGTGCGCGCCGCGAGCCGTGCCGGGCGGGTCCGCATCGCCTTCCACCTGTGGAACACGCTTGCCGACGTGGAGGCGGCGTCGCGCGCGCTGAGGGGGTAG
- a CDS encoding LysR family transcriptional regulator yields MDASALRLVKAIGDTGSFTGAAAALGLSQPAVSQRVRRLEREAGTALVERSGRRTRLTQAGEVLARHASTVLATLAAAEEEVAAVAGLRAGRVRLVAFPSSSATLLPRALRLLRDRHPGLRVSFAEAEPPGSLADLREGTYDVALAFSYPGADLGRGEDDLAGLVAVPLLADPLLVALPEEHPLAGAAAVDLAALAGETWIAGCPRCRGHLLQAAAAAGFAPEVAFATDDYVAMLGLVEAGLGVALVPALVQRTARHHRVVVRPLDPPAERQVVAVTTEGLVRVPAVAATLAALREVAAHP; encoded by the coding sequence ATGGACGCCTCCGCGCTGCGCCTCGTCAAGGCCATCGGCGACACCGGCTCCTTCACCGGCGCCGCCGCGGCCCTCGGCCTGTCCCAGCCCGCCGTCAGCCAGCGGGTGCGCCGCCTCGAGCGCGAGGCGGGCACGGCGCTGGTCGAGCGGTCGGGGCGCCGTACCCGGCTCACCCAGGCCGGCGAGGTGCTCGCCCGCCACGCGAGCACCGTCCTCGCCACGCTCGCCGCCGCGGAGGAGGAGGTCGCCGCCGTCGCCGGGCTCCGCGCCGGCCGGGTCCGCCTCGTCGCGTTCCCGTCCTCCAGCGCCACGCTGCTCCCCCGGGCGCTGCGGCTGCTGCGCGACCGGCACCCCGGCCTGCGGGTGAGCTTCGCCGAGGCCGAGCCGCCCGGCTCCCTGGCCGACCTGCGCGAGGGGACGTACGACGTCGCCCTCGCCTTCAGCTACCCCGGCGCGGACCTCGGCCGCGGCGAGGACGACCTGGCGGGGCTCGTCGCCGTGCCGCTGCTCGCCGACCCGCTCCTCGTCGCCCTGCCCGAGGAGCACCCGCTCGCCGGCGCGGCCGCGGTCGACCTCGCCGCGCTCGCCGGCGAGACGTGGATCGCCGGCTGCCCGCGCTGCCGCGGTCACCTGCTGCAGGCCGCGGCCGCGGCGGGGTTCGCGCCCGAGGTCGCCTTCGCCACCGACGACTACGTCGCCATGCTCGGCCTCGTGGAGGCGGGGCTCGGCGTCGCGCTCGTCCCCGCCCTGGTGCAGCGCACGGCGCGGCACCACCGCGTGGTCGTACGGCCCCTCGACCCGCCCGCCGAGCGGCAGGTCGTCGCCGTCACCACCGAGGGGCTCGTCCGGGTGCCGGCCGTCGCCGCCACCCTCGCCGCCCTGCGCGAGGTCGCCGCCCACCCGTGA
- a CDS encoding sulfite oxidase has protein sequence MTATTQSPSPAARVAAPGEGVSLAELQLAARNSGLPLEALRYEITPLGLHYLLTHYDIPYVDPVTWRLTVGGRVERPFEVDLPALRSRSAVTRAVTLECAGNGRAALEPRPVSQPWLNEAVGTMRWTGTPLAPLLEEAGVLDGAVEVVFTGADRGLERGVEQTYARSLPLAEALREEVMLVWAVNDVDLPPQHGAPVRLVVPGWYGMAHVKWLRSVELVDRPFEGYQQATAYRIKEDPAERGEPVTRIRPRALMVPPGVPDFMSRTRFVDAGEVLLAGRAWSGQGEVVGVDVSTDDGATWQEAELGPAGDRWAWRAWVVAWDAAPGTHHLRCRARDASGAVQPLQQAWNVQGMANNSAQRVAVVVR, from the coding sequence ATGACCGCGACGACGCAGTCCCCCAGCCCCGCGGCGCGCGTGGCCGCGCCCGGCGAGGGCGTCAGCCTCGCCGAGCTGCAGCTCGCCGCCCGCAACTCCGGCCTGCCGCTGGAGGCGCTGCGCTACGAGATCACGCCCCTCGGGCTGCACTACCTGCTCACGCACTACGACATCCCGTACGTCGACCCGGTGACGTGGCGGCTCACCGTGGGCGGCCGCGTCGAGCGCCCGTTCGAGGTGGACCTGCCCGCGCTGCGCTCCCGCTCGGCCGTCACGCGCGCGGTCACCCTCGAGTGCGCCGGCAACGGGCGGGCCGCCCTCGAGCCGCGCCCGGTCAGCCAGCCGTGGCTCAACGAGGCCGTCGGCACGATGCGGTGGACCGGGACGCCCCTCGCCCCGCTCCTGGAGGAGGCCGGCGTGCTCGACGGCGCCGTCGAGGTCGTCTTCACCGGCGCCGATCGCGGGCTCGAGCGCGGCGTCGAGCAGACGTACGCCCGCAGCCTCCCGCTCGCCGAGGCGCTGCGCGAGGAGGTGATGCTCGTGTGGGCGGTCAACGACGTCGACCTGCCGCCGCAGCACGGCGCGCCGGTGCGGCTCGTGGTGCCCGGCTGGTACGGCATGGCGCACGTGAAGTGGCTGCGCTCGGTCGAGCTCGTGGACCGGCCGTTCGAGGGCTACCAGCAGGCGACGGCGTACCGGATCAAGGAGGACCCCGCCGAGCGCGGCGAGCCGGTCACCCGCATCCGCCCGCGCGCGCTCATGGTGCCGCCCGGCGTGCCCGACTTCATGTCGCGCACCCGCTTCGTCGACGCCGGCGAGGTGCTGCTCGCCGGTCGGGCCTGGAGCGGGCAGGGCGAGGTCGTCGGGGTGGACGTGAGCACCGACGACGGCGCCACCTGGCAGGAGGCCGAGCTCGGCCCGGCCGGCGACCGCTGGGCGTGGCGGGCCTGGGTCGTCGCCTGGGACGCCGCCCCCGGCACCCACCACCTGCGCTGCCGGGCGCGCGACGCCTCCGGCGCGGTGCAGCCCCTGCAGCAGGCGTGGAACGTGCAGGGCATGGCGAACAACTCCGCGCAGCGGGTCGCCGTCGTCGTGCGCTGA
- a CDS encoding ATP-dependent DNA helicase: protein MPAPSVTDLLASAVEAVGGAERPGQVRMAEAVHGAMSSGEHLLVQAGTGTGKSLAYLVPALLHGDTVVVATATIALQGQIVDRDLPRLVDAVAPVLGRRPTFAMLKGRRNYVCRNKVAGGMPVDDEDALFAPAPSTPLGRDVLRVREWAEQTRTGDRDELVPGVGERAWSQVSVSASECLGAQRCPFGEECFAELARAEAADADVVVTNHAMLAIDAIGDGSVLPEHDVVVVDEAHELVDRVTGVATDELTPALVERAASRARKVVGADGTEALESAAGALAAALDPLPEGRLPGLPDALGQVLVLLRDGARAAQSAVAKEKRAEDGARSVASSALQEVHDTAERLLGESAYDVAWLAREPRRGAVLRVAPLHVGGLLRSTLFEDATVVLTSATLELGGSFDLVARQVGLGAQGEGEAARWQGLDVGSPFDYARQGILYVARHLPPPGRGGIDDRALDELADLLAAAGGRALALFSSMRGAVAAAELLRERVDLPILCQGEDSTAELVRRFAADARTCLFGTLSLWQGVDVPGSALQLVVIDRIPFPRPDDPVMSARSAAVDERGGNGFMSVSAAHAALLLAQGAGRLVRQGDDRGVVAVLDARLATARYGRFLRDSMPPFWFTSDREAVLGALRRIDASAPPPRPVAPRPVRARPAAKVPAPPAERVAVVLGKAWTESDDALLRSGVEAERPLGQLALRHECSEEQLVARIESLGLRHREVDEPTLLG, encoded by the coding sequence GTGCCCGCGCCCTCCGTCACCGACCTGCTCGCGTCCGCCGTCGAGGCGGTCGGGGGTGCCGAGCGGCCGGGGCAGGTGCGCATGGCCGAGGCGGTGCACGGGGCCATGTCCTCCGGGGAGCACCTGCTCGTGCAGGCGGGCACGGGCACCGGCAAGTCGCTGGCCTACCTCGTCCCGGCCCTGCTGCACGGGGACACGGTCGTGGTGGCGACCGCGACGATCGCGCTGCAGGGGCAGATCGTCGACCGCGACCTGCCCCGGCTCGTCGACGCCGTCGCGCCGGTGCTGGGCCGGCGCCCGACCTTCGCGATGCTCAAGGGCCGGCGCAACTACGTCTGCCGCAACAAGGTGGCCGGCGGCATGCCGGTCGACGACGAGGACGCCCTCTTCGCGCCGGCCCCGAGCACTCCGCTCGGGCGCGACGTCCTGCGGGTGCGGGAGTGGGCCGAGCAGACGCGCACCGGTGACCGCGACGAACTGGTCCCCGGCGTCGGCGAGCGCGCCTGGTCGCAGGTCAGCGTCTCCGCCTCGGAGTGCCTGGGGGCCCAGCGCTGCCCCTTCGGCGAGGAGTGCTTCGCCGAGCTGGCCCGGGCCGAGGCGGCCGACGCCGACGTCGTGGTGACCAACCACGCCATGCTCGCCATCGACGCGATCGGCGACGGCAGCGTCCTGCCCGAGCACGACGTGGTCGTGGTGGACGAGGCGCACGAGCTCGTCGACCGGGTCACCGGCGTGGCCACCGACGAGCTCACGCCGGCGCTCGTCGAGCGGGCGGCCTCGCGCGCCCGCAAGGTCGTGGGCGCCGACGGCACCGAGGCGCTGGAGAGCGCGGCAGGTGCCCTCGCCGCCGCGCTCGACCCGCTCCCGGAGGGCCGGCTGCCCGGGCTGCCCGACGCGCTGGGCCAGGTGCTCGTGCTCCTCCGTGACGGCGCCCGGGCGGCGCAGTCGGCGGTCGCGAAGGAGAAGCGCGCCGAGGACGGTGCCCGCTCGGTGGCGTCGTCCGCGCTGCAGGAGGTCCACGACACGGCCGAGCGGCTGCTGGGGGAGAGCGCGTACGACGTCGCGTGGCTCGCCAGGGAGCCGCGCCGCGGCGCCGTCCTGCGGGTGGCGCCGCTGCACGTGGGCGGCCTGCTGCGCAGCACGCTCTTCGAGGACGCCACGGTCGTGCTGACCTCGGCGACGCTGGAGCTCGGCGGCAGCTTCGACCTCGTGGCCCGGCAGGTCGGGCTCGGCGCGCAGGGCGAGGGCGAGGCGGCCCGGTGGCAGGGCCTCGACGTCGGCAGCCCCTTCGACTACGCCCGCCAGGGCATCCTCTACGTCGCCCGGCACCTGCCCCCGCCGGGGCGTGGCGGCATCGACGACCGCGCGCTCGACGAGCTGGCCGACCTCCTCGCGGCCGCGGGCGGGCGCGCCCTGGCGCTGTTCTCCAGCATGCGCGGCGCGGTCGCGGCCGCGGAGCTCCTGCGCGAGCGGGTCGACCTGCCGATCCTGTGCCAGGGCGAGGACTCGACCGCGGAGCTGGTCCGGCGCTTCGCGGCCGACGCGCGCACCTGCCTGTTCGGCACCCTCTCCCTGTGGCAGGGGGTCGACGTCCCTGGCTCGGCGCTGCAGCTCGTGGTCATCGACCGCATCCCGTTCCCCCGCCCCGACGACCCGGTGATGTCGGCGCGGTCCGCGGCGGTCGATGAGCGCGGCGGCAACGGCTTCATGAGCGTCTCGGCGGCGCACGCCGCGCTGCTGCTGGCGCAGGGCGCGGGCCGGCTGGTCCGCCAGGGGGACGACCGCGGCGTCGTCGCGGTGCTCGACGCCCGCCTCGCCACGGCCCGCTACGGGCGGTTCCTGCGCGACTCGATGCCCCCGTTCTGGTTCACCAGCGACCGGGAGGCGGTCCTCGGCGCGCTGCGGCGCATCGACGCCTCGGCCCCGCCGCCGCGGCCGGTGGCCCCCCGGCCGGTCCGGGCGCGACCGGCGGCGAAGGTGCCGGCGCCCCCGGCCGAGCGGGTCGCCGTGGTCCTCGGCAAGGCGTGGACCGAGTCCGACGACGCCCTGCTGCGCAGCGGGGTCGAGGCGGAGCGCCCGCTGGGCCAGCTCGCGCTGCGCCACGAGTGCAGCGAGGAGCAGCTCGTCGCGCGGATCGAGTCCCTCGGACTGCGGCACCGCGAGGTGGACGAGCCGACGCTCCTGGGCTGA